The Pimelobacter simplex genomic sequence GCCCCGACCGGGCCGGCGCTGACCCAGCGCGAGCTGGCCACGGCGTTCGCCGGGGCGGCCGGCGTACCGGTGCCGCGGCTGGGCACGATCCCGGCCGGGATGCTCCGTGCGATCGGGCTCGTGCACCGCGACACCCGCGAGCTGGCCGAGATGAGCTTCCAGTTCACCGCGCCGTTCGTGCTCGACTCGACCGCGAGCGAGGAGCGGCTCGGCCTCGAGCCGACGCCCCTCGACGACGCGATCCGGGCCACCGCGGACTGGTGGCGCGCGCGATGACCCTGGCCTACGTGTGGTCGGTCAGCCTGCTGGTGTTCCTCAGCGAGATCCTGATGCTGGTCGTGCTGGGCCGGGCAGGGTGGCGGCTGGCCGGGCCGGGAGCGCTCGGCTGGCTGGCCGCGACCGCGCTCGTCGTCGGCGCCTGCGTGCTCTGGGGACTCCTCGCGGTGACCTCGACCAGCCCCCGGGTCGTGGTCGGCTTCGCGGCCTTCGTGCTGGTGGTCAACGTCCTGGCCCTGCTGCCGCCGGTCGCCGACGCCGTGCTGTGAACCCCCGGCTCAGCGCATGAGGAACGAGGCGCGCCAGGTCTTGCGCTGCGCGGCGCCGACCATGCCGGCCTCCTCGAGCACCGGCATGACCTTCTCGCCCATCC encodes the following:
- a CDS encoding DUF2568 domain-containing protein, producing the protein MTLAYVWSVSLLVFLSEILMLVVLGRAGWRLAGPGALGWLAATALVVGACVLWGLLAVTSTSPRVVVGFAAFVLVVNVLALLPPVADAVL